The following DNA comes from Nymphalis io chromosome 12, ilAglIoxx1.1, whole genome shotgun sequence.
aaatgaCTTGCGCAtttcagaaacaaaaaaaaaaaaacaaaaggcaagagtataaaaaatttgtatcgacatatttaactttaaatcgGTATTAAACATTCACGAAATACTTTTAAGAAGCGGGACCAGTCATCCCCACAATAGACACTTAAGCACGTCTCTTATGGTAGTAGAGTATAATGATTCTTTGATCGGAACGGAATCGCTTACCCGTCAGAAGTATCGTTTATCGATCATTTCGAATCGTCCTTAAAAGTAACATAGATATTTCTGAAGATTAGCGCCGGATTCGATCTGAAATTATAACGAAAGTTTTCACGCTACAAGTGGAAGTACATTACACATTATAAAAGTGTTTCTGAACGCGCCGTCGATTGATCCGAAACCTCAGGAGTGGCAGCGCGCCGCGTCGTCGATGTCGTACCCGGCGCCGGGCCGGGCGGCGCGCGGCGGCAACGCGGGCGTGCTGCGCGGCGCCGCGCGCCTCGCCAGCGTGAGCTGCGCCTGCGCCGCCGCGCGCCTGtgcgccgccgcgcccgcgctcGCCGACACCGTCAACGCGTGCCAGCAGGTGAGCGAATACCGCATTACGGTAATCACGTCCCGATGCACTCTATACATTGACACTAAGCGAAAGAATATTTCTAACATCGTCGATGACATCATGGTCATGTGATTATATCGTTTCACTTGCTCCCTGCGCTTATCTTCCGTGAAGCCAGTATCGATACGTACGGTTGGTCCGagcgtaaataaaattaagaaatcaaAATTTTGTCGGTATACCGAGCACCGAGTTAGTTAGTTTTAGTTTGAAGCCGATCAGCAGATTGTCAttgatcaattatatttttcaaatattgcaGGAAGTACTGGATCATGGCGATGTCAAAATTATGGAGGAACAGTTGGCGAATGCGATCGAAAGTATTGTTGTAAGTATCTTATAcaacaacaatttaaaaaaaaacgaaactaactgatttttgatttttattattcaataacgaATGTTTGTTACAGAATTGTCCATCTTGTGCGTTGGGTACAAATGCGATAGTTTGGAGCACGGACGTCTAGCGCTGACTCGCGTGTGAATTATGTAAGACGatacatttttcaaaataactattAGAAAATCAGATACTTCTTCAAGTACCATAAATGACATTCTAAAAtgatataaagaatatatatttaaggtagCATTAGAcggttaattttacttttattttaaatatttcatttaaagtgACACTGTTAacgaaaaaattaaacaaaagtgacaaattaatttattgactaCCGATCCAACAAAATTGGAATTCGGCATAGAAATTAATATTCACTCGAGTGAAACTTTCTTCAGAGTGAATGTGTCTGACATTATctctatatattgtttttttttcaaattaacaaagtttttaattatctgtgtcgatatatttttttaatctcagTTAAATTTATTAGTGTGTCAAAAATTGTGATTTTCTATTTCAGTTAACCTCCACCGACCTCAATCTGGTGCCTTCATTAGTCTAACGAGTTTTAGCGacctgtatatgtatatacattgtaTTATACTAAGCTAggtataattacataatacctaagtaattaataaagttaagcGAACACATATCGAACAAAATCGTACCTTCATTTCGACTAAGAATTTTCGAGAATTAACGTttgtattgagttttttttttaatttataatttccgtGCCAATCGtgttttgtatgtaaataattttagcctgccgggatattattatataacaaaacttcCGACTTACAATCGAagcttgtattttatttacatggtTCATGTATTgagaataatgttattaatattaaaaaatataaatgtcattaatgaattaaatgattatttaattttattttgttgttttctttaatatcgaaacttactttttaatttttaacaccTCTTAGATTCGGTCTTTCTGCcagatatttaaaattctagTGTCACTTTTTTGACACTTTCAATTAACAAAGTCTTCGAAGAAACAGTGTGACAATGACAcctcaaaaatttaaaaaaatataataaaaattaaatataataaccacGAAAACAATGAACAGCATATAACTATCAGTAACTAGCTTAAATAACTTTAGTATATTGTAGCTTAGGATAATAATTGGTAGTTATTTAGTATTAAAGAGTGTTCGAACCTGCCTTGgtagttttttataatgttcTTTTTGTAGCTCTTGGAGAAACATACAATAATACtgcagaatatatttataacatattcattttgtgtaaaattttatatcttgATTCCtactcaaaataaaaactaactgcaataaaaaatgtatgacaCATAATAATTCTTACAGATCCCCAAAGCTAAGAATATTTCATGCAGTGCTGCAGCAACACCAATAAGAAAGAAACATAATTGTTTGAAAAATTAGCGGAAAAGGACCATGTGTGCAAATAATTTTACATCAAATGTAACACACTCATTACCTTATAAAGAAATTACAGAATCTTCTTGCATCAATTCTTGTTGTTCATGCTCCCAATGTAATTTAGGTTTGTGCTTTGaactaagaaaaataaattctatatcGTCTTGTACGTGTACTGAATGCAAACAAGCAAAAAGTTGTGCCAAATTTACGAAGGAGGTAACTGATAAAAAGCCCTCTTCTACAAATATTAATGAGACTacgataaaaaaagaaataaatcaagTTGAAAAAGAATTATTTCACGTAATAACTGAAGCAGCTAATTCGTCTATTGGCAATCGTGATACAACTAATATCAGCAAAGatattttacttgaaaaaaataagtCTAATCCTacaaatacaaatgtggcatggataaaaaatgaaataaatgaaattaaaaaagaattttgGAACGTAATAAGTGGAGAAACAAATTCATTTACCGATCAATGTGAAAATAcaccaaatatatttaaagatgcttcccttttaaaaaataagccCTGTTCTACAACAGTTAATGAGTATCTAATAAAAGATGATATAAATCAAGTTGAAAAAGAATTATTTCACGTAATAACTGAAGCGGCTAATTCGTCTATTGGCAATCGTGATACAACTAATATCAGCAAAGatattttacttgaaaaaaataagtCTAATCCTacaaatacaaatgtggcatggataaaaaatgaaataaatgaaattaaaaaagaattttgGAACGTAATAAGTGGAGAAACAAATTCATTTACCGATCAATGTGAAAATAcaccaaatatatttaaagatgcttcccttttaaaaaataagccCTGTTCTACAACAGTTAATGAGTATCTAATAAAAGATGATATAAATCAAGTTGAAAAAGAGTTTTTTCACGGAATAAATGGAGAAGCAAGTTCATTTACCCACAGtcgtaaatataaatcaaatatcagTGAAGATACTTCACAGACACAGAACAAGCCCCATTCTACAACAGTTAATgaggatttaataaaaaatggtatAAATCAAGTTGATAAACAATTTTGTCACGGAATAAATGGAGAAGCAAATTCGTCTAttgataaaagtaataatacaaCCGACATCAGTAGAATTActtcaattacaaaaaataattcccATTACACAAAACTAAATGATGAGTTactaaaaaatgaaacaaatgaaCTTGAAAAAGGATTTTGTCACGAAAAAAGTGAAGAAGCAAATTcgtatattgatgaaatttataatacatcaaatatcagtaaaaatatttcacttacaAAAATTAAGCCTCAATATACAACACTAAATGATGAGTtagtaaaaaatgaaataaaacaacttgaaaaagaatttgaaataaatggAGAAGCAAATTCATTTACCGATAGTCGTAAATACAAAACCAATACCATTAAAAATACTTCACAGACAAAAAATAAGCCCCATTCTACGAGAGTTTATGAGgatatgataaaaaatgaaataaagcgACTTGAAAGAGAATTTTGTCACATAATAAACGGAAAAGCAAATACATCTACCGATAATcgtaaaagtacaaaaaaatgcACTAATTGTAATTCAATAACAAAAGATAAGACCTATTCCAAAAATATGAATGACGAATGTATAAAACAGTGCAAAAGAGACACATGTcacgtaataaataaagacgCAAATTCATCCGctgataataatgaatatacaaaatataacagtAAAGACATTTCactaaaaaaagataaaatagctTGGAACAATCAAAACAAAGCATTTACAAAATCTTCTACTCATCACCATATACATAGTGTCGCCATTAATTACAAACCAAAAGAAAATAACTTtcgtgaagaaaaatatttaccaaaagaaaaaatatcagaAGAAAACCGCTTACCAAAAGAACACTCTCTAACAAAAGAACATTCCTTACCTAAAGATACCTTTTTACCAGAAGAAAACGACTTAACCAAAGAAAACTACTCACcagaaaaatctaaattaagcgctcaaataataaatttgcctTTTAACGATTTTCGAGATTCTCTTTCAGTCAACAGCTCTCAAACAAATGTATCAtcttctaattttaataaaattattaaatctgattttttaacaaaattaaaagaaatatacaacGCATGCAGTTGTAAAGTATGTGAATGCATTTCTGGAAAATTTCTATCCACTAATGATAATATTTGCAATTGTAAGGCTTGTGAATGTGATGAATGTACTAAATACGCGAGAAATTTTAAACACGACTTAAAATATGCACCACACTCCGGATGTCCTTGTGTTAGCTGTGACAGAAAAGATTGTCGGGGCGTTGTAAAGAACGAACAAGATGAGAGAAAATGTGATTGCAGCCCATGCGATTGTGTGAAATGTTGGGATTTTGCTTCTAAACCATGTAGCTGCGAGCCCTGTCAATGTACAGAATGTAATGCATTAGGAGCTTCTCTACTGCGAACAGTCGTAGTTGCACCCGTACAAGGTAATTTCCAACAGAATATGTGTCAATGCGAACCTTGTGAATGCATAAATTGCACCCATAATTACACTGCGATGGCTTCTAATCTAAGACGTCAAGTATCAACGGAGATAATTTCACATGCAGTCTGTCACTGTGAAACATGTTCAAATGATACATGTCAATCAAATGGCGAAGTTTGTAGGTGTGATATGCATAGCAAATTAATGAAGAAACCTAATGAGAGAGCAAGTCCTGACTACGATATTCATAGAGCTATAATTAATTGCCAAGAAGGAAAAGGTCAGTTTAACAGTCATGATACTATAGTCACTTACGCTCTATCAAATAATGATTACTCAAATCTCAAATCGAATAGTAAAAGCAATTGCGACGATTGCAAATGTTTAAATTGTGAATGCATTAAGTGCGAAgggaaatacaaaatattgaataaatgtcCTAAACCATATCATGACTCATTCAATACTTGTAAATGTTCGACGTGCGAATGTCAAATATGTAGTAAAATTAACGAACAAAAAAATGCAGAAGTAAATCGCTTTCGATTTCAATGCGGATGTAATAAATGCAACTGTTTTGATTGTAAGACTTTACCCAACTACGCTAATGATAGCAATAATACGATAGCAACTAACAATAATTTGTGCAAAATGTGTTATCCCGCTAAGAAGGGTAAACTTTTATCACCATCAATGTTTGATACCCACATGAGTTCCGTATCTAAATTAACCAGTTGTACGAGTAATCAGTTTAAAAAGGAAACTAAAAACAATTCTTACTTTAATGTATCTGCTAATGATTATTTCTATAGGAAACCGTCGCatgataaaaatgtaacagtatGCCATACGGAATCAAAGCATAATAATATGGAGAGTgtctatgaaaaaaatataatattcgatgTTTCTGAATACCCATCAAAAATTATTGCTTCAGATAATGAATACTATCAAAATGACTTAAAAAAGATTGAAGAAatttatgaaaaagaaaatatcacCATACTTTCTAAAAATAGCACTTACAATAACACTCGTGATAAATTATGCGAGATTTTTAATACAAGAAATCAAAAACCTATAAGAGACATTGAACTAttagaaaaatacatatatttgccGAACATGTTGCCTAAAACAAATGCAACTATAAAGAAATCTACAATTAACTCAGACAATGCTTCAAGCCAAATTTTAAGCAACGACATTGCTGAGACTTGCTTAATTGATAGAAATTTGGTCCcatgtatatttcaaaatacCTCCAAAGAATTAGTTTATACAAATCCTCCGTCTGCTGTAAGTACTGAAGACATTAACTTAAATGAAACATGTACTTTTAAAACATTCCATACAAACTCCTCAAAAAGTATTATGTTGTTTGATAAAAAGTCATCATCTATACATATTGAAAGTCACGATTATGAAAAtccatttattaatatgaataaaataaatgataacaatgatttaaaaaaagattttgaagACACGAGTGATATAAATCCTGTTGATTGCTTAGGAGCCACGTATAATAGTAGTAGCACATTTACAGCAAACTCaaatgaaattgttaatttGAAGAACGGTATGGTAAATAAAAACTGCGAAGTTGAAGAAAAGAAGCGTTTTACCGCAATAAGTATGACGAAGCTATCAAAACATAACGTACATAAATGCTCTAAAAAATTTAAaggcaaaaaatataataaattatacagtaGAATAATGAACTGCAAAGTTAAtgagaataatattatacagacAAATCAAACTAATATTGTGCCAGAAGAAAATACTATTTTTGAGTCTGTCAAAAAGGACTTATTATCTATAAATGATGACGAAGTAGAAAGTTtagattataatgtaaaaaataagagTGACTTGATTTTCCAAAGTAAGGTTTCGTCTACGGCATCGATTAACAAACTCCTCACAtcgagaaatattttttgtaaaaacttgAACACGGAAATACAAGTATGtgtatagattttatatttatttaaatgatcacAAATAAATTATCAGGTAACTTAGAGATGTTATTTCctacaaaaatgtttatttcagaACAACAACGCAAAAGACAATATTGCGTGGCCCATAATGagaaagaatttatatttaagttgtgCTGACGTCGCTAAAAGTAATGGTACTATACCTGCAATGGAGTTCGATATTAAAAAGacattaaaatcaatttcattGCAAACTTCAgaaagtgttaataaaattgaaacgaGCAACGGAAAACGAGCATTGGTAAATAGCAACAACTTATTTGAAATACTTACATACATTACCTATGCagtatcttaaatatattttaataacatttttttagacTCGGCTCCTCATTGAAgtacataatttattgaatttaccACTTCTGCAATCATCGCATGTAAATATGTCTCCTGATACAAAACAAGAATCGAATTATGTGTctaaggtattttttatatttcatggtatataggtattataatattgatattttgtcCATTTAATGTTGAATTACTTACCAAATAAACGATTTAACCGCGGTTTGCCCGTGACCACGGCAGATGTAACTTTGTCGAAACGTTAGGAAAATAATAAGGTATGATTGCGGTTGGGACCCGAATAAAGTATGTATAATGCTAATGGACATATTTGGAATATAAAGGTATATTCTTAAACCCCTTTTAACCCTGCatcgtatgtttatttttacccTCAGATTTTATAGATGATTGATTATTATCTTTTTCAGAGTGAATTGGATTTAGAAATTCAAACTGTTCATAGTAATCTCACGAAATCAAAGTGCAACTCTATTGATAAAGAAACTTACTGTAATCTCATTCGGTCAATGGTACgagtatttttgaatatttaattaaatgattagtAATGACTATGAGTTTGTACTTGCGAGTACGCAAGTTGTAAAATAACAGCCAATAAATGTTCCTCTGGTAGTCTTTCACTCCACGTAGAAGATTTAGAGTTTCTTccggaaaaacgcgttacgtgtttcccccacaggaacagtggggggggggggtatgtggggctcgccggtgtccaaggcaccgagtgcgccccaaacatcggaatacccactaaaaaaccagcggtaccctttccgtcttaacgtggagcgccacgggatcgctttcgcatgctaccctGACGAACTCATTGTTACCTCCTGTTCAACTTCAATAGTCATCAAAATCATTAAACGAAAAGTCCAAtctcaattattttatctataggAAATGCTTCAAGAAAACATAACCAGTCTGATGGAAAATGTGTTAACAAACGCTGTTTATAAATCAGAACTATTGACGCCGAAGCTAAATCTGGAACAGGGACCTACGCACTATATACCTACAATAAATGTAAGAATGTAACATGTTTGGTAGAGCTAGCAAATCATGATAGACcacacgaaatattttttatgtaaggttttagtatttttatatgagataatataataacaactattaataataaaaccataACATGTCATATAATATAGTGTATATCATGACGTTCTCGGTTCGGAATCTGGTTTGGaacaaataatgtttttctgTTCAAGtcaaatctcagtagcagcccacaTTTAGGTTAGGCATGTAGTGGTCTTACCTGATCTCTTGCGGTTGCGTCGGTTTAGCGTTTCCTATCTAGCACTTTTTAATAATGGCAATGCTCGTTTTGTAAGGAAatactaatattcttatttatctttaacTAAGCGTAGTTTGTGTTTGAAGTGGGGAcaacaatagcccaaggggtgAGGATCGAACCAGCGGCTTTACCTCGCTAGGCggcacttaaattaaaataaatattaatagcagGAATTCTCTAGCACCATTACTTGTCATCCGCGCCGACTTCAACAAAGGAGGATATCTTTTTGAcgcgatttttttataattctattctctttttatatatagtcgGCAAAAAGCAGCTGCCATGGTTTTAAAGCTACATTCATAGGTCTGAGAACTATTTCAGACCACACCGTGATGGTGAAATGGAGACTACCACGTGAAGTAATTTATGTTCAAGGATATgaggttaatattattttcaatttacaaCAGTCAAAATTATATCAAGACATTTTTGGTATTGACTGTGAATATTATTTTCGATATTATAACGATCAAAAACATTCACCTTAAAAttggaattaaatattttcataaccgTACCACCAAATAGACAACAATAATCATTCATTATTGCTGTCTATTtggtatttacttttttataaataaataagttcgaCTCAACAACTATCACGATATCGTATGTTTGTTGTAAGGAGGTAGGCACATACAGAAATATTCAACGactagaattaatatttttaaaataatatcgaatCTGCAGCCGACTTTTAGTAACCACTACATCAGTTATCCAGGAGATTTTTTCACATGTAATCTATAAATTATGTcgcataaataaagtatgtttttttaaattatcagctGCAAGTAGACGGGCGACCAGTTCAGAAGATATTCAGTCCAACAAGGTGTATGGCAATTTTGACTTGCTTACCGCATAGCGAAAAACTGCTGCTTACCATCCGTACGCTGATTACCTCTAACTTACCATTCGATCACCAACCAGCAGCTACCATTGTTTATCGTCCTCGCTTTAAAGGAAATGCTATTTACAGTAAATAAGAAGTATTTTAACTACATTGCTTATGTTCAACcgacatataataataagatttgtaCACGTcgataaatgaaatttatatattaaagaatgaataaaaaaatgaatattcttATCACTGTTGTGttcgttttattcaaataataaattgtattagattatttcgataaaatcataaaaatagaatttatttctgtaacaaataaaattaaacatttttaatttatcatataatgtTTCTCATCATAGAATAATTTCCATAAAATGTTGATGAGGTgttcaataaaatgttaatcgAGGCGtgaatcaataaaataagaGATGGCATTTAATTACACACTCATTCATCTtcagtggcgtagctaggtgGACAAGGGCCCCGGCGCATAAGGAAAGAATCGGGCCCTCATCCCCTCTTTTCGCGTAGCTTGAACTTATATTAGTcttcaaaattatagataggaaCAAGAATAGGAAACAGTGAGTTTAACTTATCCCTAGTAGGCTAAATTCATACGTCGTCTCTATGAGGGGTAGAATCTCTATgtgtttaatagaagaaaatgggAATAAATAAGCAACGAGGCACATGACAATACGTAGTATTTATCATAcagatgagatcaataaatGGAAAAATAACGATTATTAACAGAATTCCCCGTCCAATTCACAATATCTTGCGCGCTTTTATTTTTGCGAATTCGTCTATAATTTCACTCAAGTTTAAATAAGTTTGACGCcgccttattttttattgcaattaacGATAAATGACATCGCAAATATCATAAATGAGAACTGATGCAAGGCAAGGGCGAATGAAAACTTGACTAAAAAGTTGATGGGTGGAATTGTCTAGTTAATCTCACTACCGTCAAGCATGTGAGCTTATCGCTGATCAGATATGCTACGGGCATATTCATCCAAACTATCAAATAACTGAAATAACGATAACAAACAGCACATGCTTATCGAGGACGCTTGGCGCATGTGCTCAAAATCTTAAATCTGTAATTGTTGATGTTCATTTAAAAAcgcaaataaaagaaaaagagaaaaaagCAGGCTCGAGCCTgcttacaagattttttttttcttttatgctcCTCTCTTTTCAAAACCTATAACCTCTTTAGAGCACCACCTGGCACCACCTCGCCCTacgatagctacgccactgtTCATCTTCTGTAGAAGGTTATATGTAAACTCTTTGCTCTTTCAATTTCTCGTGCCTCAGATTCGACATGTATGACtcattagtttaaaaaaaacttgttccGTTATTCATTTCATCTGCTATTACAAAATGacgtattttaacataaatttctCGTGACATGTaaataaacgtaataataatataaatatgatttatttacggCGAAATGAACCATAATCAACGTAAAACCTTTCGGAAtactattaaaaagtataatgtgAACGGAACACTAAAGGAAAATTCAAAGAGAGATGATATTGAAGAAGTTCTACCTCCTAAAAGCAGGAGAAATCCATTTAAAACTGATAAACATATGACCAATAGATGTTGTTCTGTGACACCCGATTACAAGGATGTCGAACAGTCAACAGAATATTCTGGAGTTGACGATCAGGTAGGTTTCTTTTAATGGCAAATATTTCCAAAAATGTCGAAATCGTTGTCATTTTTCAAATGGAtatgaatgtatgtatattagtaattaaataatatccatTATTTAGTCACTTTTGCAATGTAGTTGAAGATCTATTTAGCTTTAATTGGTAATCAGATGATGTGCTTacagtttaataatttaattctgcAACAATACGATTTTGATCCTATAATTCCTGACACCATCAAGCAACTAAAGGAGTTAAAAAAAGTGCTTTGTGGTGTAACAAATAAGGTTGAAAATTGCTCGCAGTACGATAATCAGAAGCGACGGAGTCCCTCATACATAGTAACAGCTGATGGATCCCAATGGCAAAGCTTAGACAATGTTGACGATGTTGAAGAATATCTTAGGGGTGAGAAAGGTGAGATGCAATCaactaactaattaattattattctattacattatttcataataattttagctAACACAGTAATTAGCTCTGCAAAACCTAAAGctactgaaaatatttatatatctgaaGTACCGCATGTAAAAGTGATTGTTGAGAagttttcgaaatttaaaaagaataatattgaaCTCCGAAAGCTTGATGAAAAGATCGTGTGCATAGAATATGACGTTTTTGAGACAtgtgaaatgaaaaataaattaaaagctcCAAAACAGACATTGAGAGCTTACTTCTCTGTGAAGCCAAAAAGCGATAATGATAAAGGTAtgtgtgtttttaaataaaacttgctATGATTAAGTGTTTAcagttttcatataaatagcTATCACAGACATACTATCTTTGTATAGTTATCACAGCTATCATAGACATAAGGTTCCACagcaaataataacaatgtacaATGAATAACGATAAATACTTCAGTCCCTAGCGAGTTTAAACTCAagctatttataacaaatttaaattaagtacattttacttataagtcgagatagcctagtggttaaaacgcgtgaatcttaaccgatggtcgtaggtttaaacccgggcaagcaccactgaattttcatgtgctaaatttgtgtttataattcatctcgtgcttgacggtgaatgaaaacatcgtgaggaaacctgcatatgtctaattttattgaaattatgccacatgtgtattctaccaacccgcatttgagcagcgtggtggaataagctccaaaccttctcctcaaaagggagaggaggcattagcccgaccgaaacagcctgtgaatgtcccactgctgggctaaaggcctcctctcctcattttgcattagcctagcagtgggaaattaacaggttgatactgttactgttacattttACTTAGGATgaacattaataattagtatGATAGATATATACTATATGATCGTGATAGCGAGGTACTTAGCTTTCAAAAACCTCTTTTATATTCCAGTATCAATAATACCATCTTCCGTTAAACGAAACTTTAACGTAACTAATGAAGATTTACGGAAACTTGATGAAAAAGAAATAGAGATTATAGATGATATGATAGTTGAAAATAAGCCGTATttagatgatttaaaaaaagtcctAAAAAGAAAACAAGCATTATGCGCCCGAAAGGGAAAAACCTCCTTAGATTTAATGGCATTGTATACAATGGCAAAAATGGAAGCACCTGGCTTAGAGAATTTTACGGACAAAAATCTTCTATCTAACGCTGAattagaagaaataaaaaatttggtAACAAATAAATGTGCTACGAGCAAACATGGAATCAATAGACGAACT
Coding sequences within:
- the LOC126772576 gene encoding uncharacterized protein LOC126772576, with product MQTSKKLCQIYEGDASLLKNKPCSTTVNEYLIKDDINQVEKEFFHGINGEASSFTHSRKYKSNISEDTSQTQNKPHSTTVNEDLIKNGINQVDKQFCHGINGEANSSIDKSNNTTDISRITSITKNNSHYTKLNDELLKNETNELEKGFCHEKSEEANSYIDEIYNTSNISKNISLTKIKPQYTTLNDELVKNEIKQLEKEFEINGEANSFTDSRKYKTNTIKNTSQTKNKPHSTRVYEDMIKNEIKRLEREFCHIINGKANTSTDNRKSTKKCTNCNSITKDKTYSKNMNDECIKQCKRDTCHVINKDANSSADNNEYTKYNSKDISLKKDKIAWNNQNKAFTKSSTHHHIHSVAINYKPKENNFREEKYLPKEKISEENRLPKEHSLTKEHSLPKDTFLPEENDLTKENYSPEKSKLSAQIINLPFNDFRDSLSVNSSQTNVSSSNFNKIIKSDFLTKLKEIYNACSCKVCECISGKFLSTNDNICNCKACECDECTKYARNFKHDLKYAPHSGCPCVSCDRKDCRGVVKNEQDERKCDCSPCDCVKCWDFASKPCSCEPCQCTECNALGASLLRTVVVAPVQGNFQQNMCQCEPCECINCTHNYTAMASNLRRQVSTEIISHAVCHCETCSNDTCQSNGEVCRCDMHSKLMKKPNERASPDYDIHRAIINCQEGKGQFNSHDTIVTYALSNNDYSNLKSNSKSNCDDCKCLNCECIKCEGKYKILNKCPKPYHDSFNTCKCSTCECQICSKINEQKNAEVNRFRFQCGCNKCNCFDCKTLPNYANDSNNTIATNNNLCKMCYPAKKGKLLSPSMFDTHMSSVSKLTSCTSNQFKKETKNNSYFNVSANDYFYRKPSHDKNVTVCHTESKHNNMESVYEKNIIFDVSEYPSKIIASDNEYYQNDLKKIEEIYEKENITILSKNSTYNNTRDKLCEIFNTRNQKPIRDIELLEKYIYLPNMLPKTNATIKKSTINSDNASSQILSNDIAETCLIDRNLVPCIFQNTSKELVYTNPPSAVSTEDINLNETCTFKTFHTNSSKSIMLFDKKSSSIHIESHDYENPFINMNKINDNNDLKKDFEDTSDINPVDCLGATYNSSSTFTANSNEIVNLKNGMVNKNCEVEEKKRFTAISMTKLSKHNVHKCSKKFKGKKYNKLYSRIMNCKVNENNIIQTNQTNIVPEENTIFESVKKDLLSINDDEVESLDYNVKNKSDLIFQSKVSSTASINKLLTSRNIFCKNLNTEIQNNNAKDNIAWPIMRKNLYLSCADVAKSNGTIPAMEFDIKKTLKSISLQTSESVNKIETSNGKRALTRLLIEVHNLLNLPLLQSSHVNMSPDTKQESNYVSKSELDLEIQTVHSNLTKSKCNSIDKETYCNLIRSMEMLQENITSLMENVLTNAVYKSELLTPKLNLEQGPTHYIPTINSAKSSCHGFKATFIGLRTISDHTVMVKWRLPREVIYVQGYELQVDGRPVQKIFSPTRCMAILTCLPHSEKLLLTIRTLITSNLPFDHQPAATIVYRPRFKGNAIYSK
- the LOC126772577 gene encoding uncharacterized protein LOC126772577; this encodes MNHNQRKTFRNTIKKYNVNGTLKENSKRDDIEEVLPPKSRRNPFKTDKHMTNRCCSVTPDYKDVEQSTEYSGVDDQFNNLILQQYDFDPIIPDTIKQLKELKKVLCGVTNKVENCSQYDNQKRRSPSYIVTADGSQWQSLDNVDDVEEYLRGEKANTVISSAKPKATENIYISEVPHVKVIVEKFSKFKKNNIELRKLDEKIVCIEYDVFETCEMKNKLKAPKQTLRAYFSVKPKSDNDKVSIIPSSVKRNFNVTNEDLRKLDEKEIEIIDDMIVENKPYLDDLKKVLKRKQALCARKGKTSLDLMALYTMAKMEAPGLENFTDKNLLSNAELEEIKNLVTNKCATSKHGINRRTLRSGNETKETKTYECVNDVSESILAELTKHDNDSLDKK